One genomic window of Azospirillum sp. TSH58 includes the following:
- the greA gene encoding transcription elongation factor GreA → MEKVPMTAAGYNRLQEELKHLKTVERPNVIKAIAEAREHGDLSENAEYTAARERQSFIEGRVAELEDKISRAEVIDPTKLSGNSVKFGATVTLADEDTDEEITYQIVGQDESDIKNGMLSIQAPLARALINKSVGDSVEVSTPGGSKVYEIVNVAFK, encoded by the coding sequence ATGGAAAAAGTTCCAATGACTGCGGCGGGATACAACCGCCTGCAAGAGGAGTTGAAGCACCTCAAGACTGTCGAACGGCCCAACGTCATCAAGGCGATCGCCGAGGCGCGTGAGCATGGGGACCTGTCGGAAAACGCCGAATACACCGCCGCGCGTGAACGCCAGAGCTTCATCGAGGGCCGGGTCGCGGAGCTGGAGGACAAGATCAGCCGCGCCGAGGTCATCGACCCGACGAAGCTGTCCGGCAATTCGGTGAAGTTCGGCGCCACCGTCACGCTCGCGGACGAGGACACCGACGAGGAGATCACCTATCAGATCGTCGGCCAGGACGAGAGCGACATCAAGAACGGCATGCTGTCCATCCAGGCGCCGCTGGCCCGCGCGCTGATCAACAAGTCGGTCGGCGACAGCGTGGAGGTCTCCACCCCCGGCGGCTCCAAGGTCTACGAGATCGTCAACGTCGCCTTCAAGTAA